TGCTCAATATATGTGTGTACATTCACCTTTATAAACACATGCACACCTACTCTATCTCCATGAGCACATTTGAGAGACTGAGCCGGTACATCATCTTAAGATTAACGAAGTCACCACATACGTATTCGTAATCGACGGGAATGTTTCCTCCCACTAAATACACATCGCCCAAAAATCTGAAATAAATTAAAAAATGCGAGCAACAGTGTTAAATCTGTGACTTGAACTCTAATGGGCCCAGAATACCCCCGTCCTCATAAGCATTCAATCACAAGTTTGTTCACACTCACATGTTACGTCTAATGGATCTCTCAAAAGAAAAATGTTATGTCTAATGGACGCTTTACTACAGAGTATACAAATAGTTGtctactccctccatcctaaaatataagaatatttttgacattagtgtagtgtcaagatcgttcttatattatgggatagagggagtagatTATTAGGCATATATACATGACCTATTGGGTTTACCATACGACGCTTAAAATATTGGAAAATCTATAGATGAGCGCAGCACTTTTCCAGATTACTATTTATTTACCTTTCACTATTGGTTACACATTTACATTGTAACTTCATATTGTTAAATATCTTTAATATGAATTTAGACAACACAGTCTAGAATAAAATTAACTGATTATTGGTGTGGCTGCGCATGGCTATCAATTTTAAATTTAGTTTCATTTCACATTGGTATTTATTACTAATTTAACATATATTTGGAACTGCTTTCTGACACTAATTTCTTCAATTTTCCAGAAACCACTAGTTAAGTGCATCCACGTTTATATACCTAGAAGTGATTTGTTCAACTAGGTTGGTAAAGTATATATGCAACTATGCAAGTATGCACTGTGATGACTTCATGTGTTGTGCGTAGTGACTTTTCTTTGGACCTGCGTAGTGACCTGTTTTTAGTAAAACACGTAATGATATTTGGGGAGACAAAAATATCAGTGCCTGTACACGTATACATGCGCGCGCGCGAGCACACACAGAGAGAGCTGCGTCATGCATGCCCCAATCTATTCTTAAGTTGATTTTAATTTTAATAAAAAATATAAGTAAAAATACATGATTCTTTTATGAAATAAAATTTGCACACAATTTGTTTTTCCTATTTTGAATGTGGCTCAAAAGTGTATATAAAAttcaatatatataaaaaataaaaaataaactgcTGGCTTTCTATCCACGAGCAGCTCACGTCTCGGTTTCCTCTGGCCTGCAATTAATGGGCCTGCCCATTTATTCCGTTATCAAAtaaaatagagctgagtcagcgggctataagaaataaactagtatatttttacttagttggaggaaagagaagataagagagaaggtaagcgggcagctctagcacgtgctcctaggcactctaCGAGAATGAAAAATGGGTCACATAATAAAAAAAATAGTACATTCTTTTAATCTACTATTGTACATATTGACTATAAGATGAACTGTAAATGACATGGCACTGACTTATAGCCAACAACTGAttttactattaaccatgctcttaagcGCCGTATTTAGCGTCATATAGCAGCCCCGACAGCCCCCCGTCCAAACTTTTGATTTTCAGTTCATCACAATGTTTGCCAAAAAAATAAAATATTCAGTGTCAAACCACGCAAAGTTTCAGCCGAATCTGGCACTTTCTTGGGCTAGCCGCCGGCCAATTTCCGGAGATACGATGGCCGGAACCTGAAGCATTTCCGTGCCACAACGCATCACTTTCCCAATAATTTGGGAACAAGTTAACCTGAGTTGAAAAAAATAACTCTCTTTGTGTCTCCTCCTTCTCCGCGGCAGTTGGGGCGAACAACTCGCCCCTTCGGGCTTAGCCAGCCCGTGAATTCACCTCTCCCCGGCCTGCTGCTCCCGCGGCAAGTTGCGGGGAGGGGAATCCCATACCTCGTCTCAGCTGGTAATTTACATGGACAACGCTACACTTACGGAGATTTGCAGGGGAGTCAGGTTACGGGATGAGCTGTCAAGATGTGATTAGAAAATCAAAGGGGGAGGGGACCACCACCAGAAATCAGGGGAGAGATAATTTATGGAGAAATGAGTCCATAGGTAAAATCCGTAGATGCCACCCGTAAGTCTAGCATTTTTGAATTTACATTAGGTATTTCTTACTCCTCGTAACCGTGGCACTTGGACAGATGATGATGCCTCATCTTTGAGTTACTACTCCGACGACTTCAATCTTTCTTGAGTTCGTTCATCAAGATGGAGCTCCGGCAtaaattcatgttgtctccttatgACATTGATGTTAGAATTTACCGTGTGCATACGCGACAACGAGATAtggtgtcatgtgcttcagataTATTTAAGGGTTCAACGGAGATGATTGCAACTCCAGGGCGTtagtccttaggggcacgtgcatgaagactcaccgtctgtcatcgacaaggtcaagccggcttcGGAAGGGTAGGGTGGACATGAATGAGCAGGCTCATTTTGACGGAGGTAAAAATTGTTCGATGGTCAAGAGACCTCTTATTTTTGTTATGCTTAGGGTGCTTTCTTCATACTTCTCATGAACTTTCATGGTAAATCCAGGTTTTTTCTCCGCAAACAAAAGATTGTTACGTGCTTATCACTTGGAGATTTTGCTCTTGATCTGTGCCCCTTTCAATCAGCCTGGGAGTAGATAAACAACCACACTTTTGACAGGAAACCACGGTATCATTGTCGGGTAAACCTAGTTTAAGTTTAATCCTAGTTGCCTACTACACTAAGCCGAGTTACAGGTAATCTATGTCTTGTAATAATATAGCCTAAATTAAAGATCTCAGAACATGAAGTGCCCGTCATTTCAGGGAAGCCACCGTTGCCACGCGCGAGCTAAGGTCGACTTTGAGCCAAGACGAAGCAAATCCCAAGGTCATACCTCCATACTTCACGCAAAGACAGGAGGCGTACACCGTCGCCGTTCACGGGGCAGAATGCTTCCGCTGCACCTCTCGCTGCGTCGTACTCTACTCCTCTGCATATCAACTGGTTTTGCACCGTGCAAGCCCTGTTCAGAAATCGCAGAGTGGCGCACACCGTTCGCAATGAAATCGCAGCACAGGAAGCTCCCCACACCGACGCCATCCGTCTCGACGGCGACGCTCCTCCTGCTCCCCCTCGCGCTCCTCGCCGCCGTGCTCATGGTCGTGTACCCCAACGAGTTCGCCCTTCAATCGTCGCTGGCCGGCGCCGGCTGCCCCGACGGCGCCAACGGCATCAGCGTCGCGGCGCACCACGTCGTCGCGCAGGCGGCCCCGGACTTCCGGCTGCTCATGGGCGTGCTGACACTGCCGAGCCGGTACGAGCGGCGGCACCTGCTCCGCACGGTGTACGCGCTCCAGCAGGCGAACCTGACGGCGCGCGTCGACGTCCGCTTCTTCTTCTGCCGGATCGAGTCGGACGAGCAGCGCCTGCTGGTGGCGCTGGAGGCGATGCGGTACGGCGACGTGGTGGAGCTGGACTGCCCGGAGAACATGGACAACGGCAAGACGCACTCCTACTTCTCCAGCGTCCCGGCGCTCTTCAGCGACGGGGCGTACGACTTCGTGATGAAGGCCGACGACGACACCTTCTTCCGGCTGCCGCAGCTGGCGGAGTCGCTGGGCCGCGCGCCGAGGGAGGACCTCTATTACGGCTGCATGGTGCCGTGCGACTACGTGCGCGGGTGGAACGAGTACATGTCCGGCATGGGGTACGTCATCTCGTGGGACCTCGTGGAGTGGATCGTGGCGGCGGCGGACCAGATCAGGAACCACACGGTCGGGCCGGAGGACAGGACGCTCTACTCCTGGTTCAGCGGCGCCGGGAAGGCCAAGAACCGGGTGGACGTGAAGCCGGCCATGTACGACTTCCCGCAGCGAGGCGCCCCGTGCGCGCACGAGCTCGTGCCGGACACCATCGCCGTGCACCGGCTCAAGAACAACTTGAGGTGGTCCACCA
Above is a window of Triticum dicoccoides isolate Atlit2015 ecotype Zavitan chromosome 5B, WEW_v2.0, whole genome shotgun sequence DNA encoding:
- the LOC119309601 gene encoding beta-1,3-galactosyltransferase pvg3-like gives rise to the protein MKSQHRKLPTPTPSVSTATLLLLPLALLAAVLMVVYPNEFALQSSLAGAGCPDGANGISVAAHHVVAQAAPDFRLLMGVLTLPSRYERRHLLRTVYALQQANLTARVDVRFFFCRIESDEQRLLVALEAMRYGDVVELDCPENMDNGKTHSYFSSVPALFSDGAYDFVMKADDDTFFRLPQLAESLGRAPREDLYYGCMVPCDYVRGWNEYMSGMGYVISWDLVEWIVAAADQIRNHTVGPEDRTLYSWFSGAGKAKNRVDVKPAMYDFPQRGAPCAHELVPDTIAVHRLKNNLRWSTTLRYFNFTAGLQPSKFYRFV